One genomic segment of Bradyrhizobium prioriisuperbiae includes these proteins:
- a CDS encoding class I SAM-dependent methyltransferase, translated as MIRPDISANFFPEINAGGFSRLDGTIQFYQRVNSILHPDAVVLDYGAGRGAPHLDDPVPFRRQLSRIQGKVRKVIGADIDPIVTTNPAIDEAIVLDNLGQLPLEDRSVDIILSDHVFEHLEDPAIVAREFDRILVPGGWICARTPNRFGYIAFLNRAIPEAFRLRTVGMAQPGRKEHDIFPAFYRLNSPSALRQHFDPARYDHFSHTWDSEPAYHFSSSVFYGLFLVAHAISPPPLKAMYHIFLRKKPV; from the coding sequence ATGATCCGCCCAGATATCAGCGCGAATTTCTTTCCCGAGATCAATGCGGGGGGATTCTCGCGTCTTGACGGAACGATCCAGTTCTATCAACGCGTCAATTCGATCTTGCATCCCGACGCCGTCGTGCTCGATTACGGTGCGGGACGTGGCGCACCGCATCTCGACGATCCGGTTCCGTTCCGCCGCCAGCTCAGTCGCATCCAGGGCAAGGTGCGCAAGGTCATCGGTGCCGACATCGATCCGATCGTCACAACCAACCCGGCGATCGACGAGGCGATCGTGCTCGACAATCTGGGACAGCTGCCGCTGGAAGATCGCTCGGTCGATATCATTCTGTCGGACCATGTGTTCGAGCATCTCGAAGATCCCGCCATCGTGGCGCGTGAATTCGACCGCATCCTGGTGCCCGGCGGCTGGATCTGCGCCCGCACACCCAATCGGTTCGGATACATCGCGTTTCTGAACAGGGCGATACCGGAAGCGTTTCGCCTGCGCACGGTCGGCATGGCGCAGCCGGGCCGCAAGGAGCACGACATTTTCCCGGCGTTCTACCGCCTCAACAGTCCCAGCGCACTGCGCCAGCATTTCGATCCGGCGCGCTACGACCACTTTTCGCACACCTGGGATTCCGAACCGGCGTATCACTTCTCATCGTCGGTTTTTTACGGCCTGTTCCTGGTCGCTCATGCCATTTCGCCGCCGCCGCTCAAGGCGATGTACCATATCTTCCTGCGGAAGAAGCCGGTCTGA
- a CDS encoding tetratricopeptide repeat protein, which yields MRVASVLVSAATLAMAWCMVWPALAQTATDPVACLADSKAPADRLIESCGALIDNTATADVDRVFALVTRARAFDGKGQTDRAMVDLDRAIKLDAGSAPAFRLRGDLLRRAGGDLDRAVADFNEAIRLNPNDAAAFGQRGIVFNNQRRYDRAIEDYNEAIRLDPNFAQAFSDRGAAYYFKGDYQAAIRDYGQAIQLDPNRPRTFTNRGAAYRKIGRNDLALLDNSEAIRLDPTVPEYFDNRGLAYAGSSDYDKAIADYSEAIRLRPAANFLTNRGDSYQFRGDFDRALVDYDAALRLDPKFLLAYNNRAVVWRKRGDRVKALADYEAALRIDPRFENAVAGRKSLALEIERVGAHMPLQPPATNTAITKAVPSFDCATAKRAVEKVICADPRLSQLDREINETYAGMIKAAAGGNRRAAETLRDQQREFVATRNASFGKPDYDVRDVLEKQLARLRATKASAN from the coding sequence ATGCGGGTCGCTTCGGTTCTGGTTTCGGCTGCGACGTTGGCGATGGCTTGGTGCATGGTTTGGCCGGCTCTCGCGCAAACGGCAACAGATCCGGTCGCGTGTCTCGCCGACAGCAAAGCGCCCGCGGACCGGCTGATTGAAAGCTGCGGCGCCCTGATCGATAACACCGCGACCGCAGACGTGGATCGCGTGTTCGCGCTGGTCACGCGCGCGCGCGCGTTCGATGGCAAGGGACAGACGGATCGGGCGATGGTTGATCTCGATCGCGCCATCAAGCTGGATGCCGGCAGCGCGCCGGCATTTCGTTTGCGCGGCGATCTGCTGCGCCGCGCCGGCGGCGATCTCGACCGCGCGGTTGCGGATTTCAATGAAGCCATCCGGCTCAACCCGAATGACGCCGCCGCGTTCGGCCAGCGCGGCATCGTCTTCAACAACCAGCGCAGATACGATCGCGCGATCGAGGATTACAATGAGGCGATCCGGCTCGATCCGAATTTCGCCCAGGCGTTTTCCGATCGGGGCGCCGCATATTATTTCAAGGGCGACTATCAGGCCGCGATCCGGGACTACGGCCAGGCGATCCAGCTCGATCCCAACCGGCCCCGGACCTTCACCAACCGCGGCGCGGCCTACAGGAAAATCGGCCGCAACGATCTTGCGCTGCTGGACAATAGTGAAGCCATCCGGCTCGATCCGACGGTGCCGGAATATTTCGACAATCGCGGCCTGGCCTATGCGGGCAGCAGTGACTACGACAAGGCGATCGCTGATTACAGCGAGGCCATCCGCCTCCGTCCAGCGGCGAATTTCCTGACCAACCGCGGCGATTCCTACCAGTTCAGGGGCGATTTCGATCGCGCGCTGGTGGATTACGATGCGGCGCTGCGGCTCGATCCGAAATTCCTGCTCGCCTACAACAACCGCGCCGTGGTCTGGCGCAAGAGGGGCGATCGCGTCAAGGCGCTGGCCGACTATGAGGCCGCGCTGCGGATCGATCCGCGCTTCGAGAATGCAGTGGCCGGCCGCAAGTCGCTGGCGCTGGAGATCGAGCGCGTCGGTGCGCATATGCCGCTGCAGCCGCCCGCCACTAACACGGCGATCACCAAGGCAGTCCCGTCGTTCGACTGCGCCACGGCGAAGCGTGCGGTGGAGAAAGTGATCTGCGCTGATCCGCGTCTGAGCCAGCTCGACCGCGAGATCAACGAGACCTATGCCGGGATGATCAAAGCGGCCGCGGGCGGCAACCGGCGCGCTGCGGAAACGCTGCGCGATCAGCAGCGCGAATTCGTCGCCACCCGCAATGCCTCATTCGGCAAGCCGGACTATGATGTCCGCGATGTCCTGGAAAAGCAGCTCGCGCGTTTGCGCGCGACAAAGGCGTCGGCCAACTGA
- a CDS encoding sodium:proton antiporter, giving the protein MITFEWIIGLLVASVIVSALARRLGIPYPTFLAVGGMLLAFLPWAPAWALEPELALALFVAPVLLDAAYDTSLRDLRDNWLPVTTLVFVAVGVTTACVAVVARWLVPDLPWSAAIALGAIVAPPDAAAATAILRSVKLPYRILKILEGESLLNDASALLIYRIAVGVAVTRHFSWESFAPTIALALLGSLIAGYLFAKLSMLLSTRITDVPSAIIVQFAGTFTVWILAEHLGLSGILTIVAYAITIARTAPARTPARLRVPSYAVWETTVFLLNVLAFMLIGMQLRPIWERMDDTLRFDYSVVAGAVLVTVVVARLVWVMSYNTLVRLMMTRFGRRTDLPRMPPTLQGGLVVSWCGMRGIVTLAAAVALPEQFPHRDLMLLTAFAVVLGTLVIQGLTLRPLIAALGLKDDNPVEREVSHARAIAYRAALAEISSDPSEEAEVLRLEYSAVLLRAENDPDGRISGELPADPMRRRAIEAARRSLLRLRDTGVIGDDAFHLLEEEFDWAELSAQSGV; this is encoded by the coding sequence TTGATCACATTTGAATGGATTATCGGCCTACTGGTGGCCTCGGTCATCGTGTCGGCGCTGGCGCGGCGGCTGGGCATTCCCTATCCGACCTTCCTCGCCGTCGGCGGCATGCTGCTGGCGTTCCTGCCCTGGGCCCCGGCCTGGGCGCTGGAGCCGGAACTGGCGCTGGCCCTGTTTGTCGCGCCGGTGCTGCTCGACGCGGCCTACGACACCTCGCTGCGCGATCTGCGCGACAACTGGCTGCCGGTCACGACCCTGGTGTTCGTGGCCGTGGGCGTGACAACCGCCTGCGTTGCGGTGGTCGCGCGCTGGCTGGTGCCGGACCTGCCGTGGTCGGCGGCGATCGCGCTCGGCGCCATTGTCGCGCCGCCCGATGCTGCGGCGGCCACCGCCATCCTGCGCTCGGTCAAGCTGCCCTATCGCATTCTCAAGATCCTGGAGGGCGAGAGCCTGCTCAACGACGCCAGCGCGCTGCTGATCTACCGCATCGCCGTCGGCGTTGCGGTGACGCGGCATTTCAGCTGGGAGTCCTTCGCGCCGACCATCGCCCTGGCCCTGCTCGGCAGCCTGATCGCAGGTTATCTCTTCGCCAAGCTCTCGATGCTGCTGAGCACGCGCATCACCGATGTTCCCAGCGCGATCATCGTGCAGTTCGCCGGCACCTTCACGGTATGGATTCTGGCCGAGCATCTCGGCCTGTCCGGCATCCTGACCATCGTGGCTTATGCCATCACCATCGCCCGGACCGCGCCGGCGCGAACACCGGCCCGGCTGCGCGTGCCGTCCTACGCGGTCTGGGAAACCACGGTGTTTCTGCTCAACGTGCTGGCGTTCATGCTGATCGGCATGCAACTGCGACCGATCTGGGAGCGAATGGACGATACCCTTCGCTTCGACTATTCGGTGGTGGCTGGCGCGGTGCTGGTCACGGTCGTTGTCGCGCGCCTGGTCTGGGTGATGTCCTACAACACGCTGGTGCGGCTGATGATGACGCGTTTCGGCCGCCGCACCGATTTGCCCCGCATGCCGCCGACGCTGCAGGGCGGCCTGGTCGTCTCCTGGTGCGGCATGCGCGGCATCGTCACGCTCGCCGCCGCCGTCGCACTGCCCGAGCAATTCCCGCATCGCGACCTGATGCTGCTGACGGCTTTTGCCGTGGTGCTGGGCACGCTGGTGATCCAGGGCCTGACGTTGCGGCCGCTGATCGCGGCCCTTGGGCTCAAGGATGACAACCCGGTGGAGCGCGAGGTCTCGCACGCACGCGCGATCGCCTATCGCGCGGCGCTTGCCGAGATCAGCAGTGATCCGTCGGAAGAAGCCGAGGTGCTGCGGCTGGAGTACAGCGCGGTGCTGCTGCGCGCGGAGAATGATCCCGACGGCCGGATCTCCGGCGAGCTCCCGGCCGATCCGATGCGGCGACGCGCGATCGAGGCGGCGCGGCGCTCTCTTTTGAGACTGCGCGACACCGGCGTGATCGGCGACGACGCCTTTCATTTGCTGGAAGAAGAATTCGACTGGGCGGAGCTGAGTGCACAGTCGGGCGTATGA
- a CDS encoding RNA polymerase sigma factor, whose amino-acid sequence MSDSDTERVFRTEAGRVLATLIRLVGDFELAEEGLQEAFAAALQQWPGSGMPSNPRAWLVNVGRHKAIDRVRRERMFRDRQRAMEIEAAIDSQAVPIEGWDALDDDMLRLVFTCCHPSLNTEIQVALTLRAVCGLSTEAVARAFLVSEETMAQRLVRAKTKIRVAGIPYQTPESDRLDERVDGVLAVIYQVFTEGYAPTTGHDLIRADLSSEAIRLGRLLQTLMPERAAILGLLALMLLHDARRGARTTPEGDLIQLEYQDRTRWDRAQIVEGAALVDRALRGPGLPSVYAVQAAIAALHAQAERFAATDWPQIVGLYDVLLRLHPSPVVALNHAAAVSMVDGPQKALNLVDALAVRERLAGYHLLPAVRADLLRRLDRITEARQAYRDALALVRLEPERRWLEKRLAELG is encoded by the coding sequence GTGAGCGATAGCGACACCGAGCGTGTCTTCCGGACTGAGGCGGGTCGTGTCCTGGCGACACTGATCCGCCTGGTCGGTGATTTCGAACTGGCCGAAGAGGGGTTGCAGGAAGCCTTCGCGGCGGCGCTGCAGCAGTGGCCGGGGTCGGGGATGCCGTCCAATCCGCGGGCCTGGCTGGTCAATGTCGGGCGGCACAAAGCCATCGATCGCGTGCGCCGCGAGAGGATGTTCCGCGATCGGCAACGGGCGATGGAGATCGAAGCCGCGATCGACAGCCAGGCGGTCCCCATTGAGGGGTGGGACGCTCTCGACGACGACATGCTGCGGCTGGTCTTCACCTGCTGTCATCCGTCCCTGAATACGGAGATCCAGGTCGCGCTGACGTTGCGGGCGGTGTGTGGCCTGTCCACCGAAGCGGTCGCGCGGGCGTTTCTGGTCAGCGAAGAGACGATGGCGCAGCGCCTGGTGCGTGCCAAAACCAAAATCCGCGTTGCGGGGATTCCCTACCAGACGCCCGAATCCGACCGTCTCGACGAGCGCGTCGATGGTGTGCTGGCGGTGATCTATCAGGTGTTCACCGAAGGCTATGCACCGACCACGGGTCACGATCTGATCCGCGCCGATCTGTCCAGCGAAGCGATCCGGCTCGGCCGTTTGCTTCAAACGCTGATGCCGGAGCGCGCCGCCATTCTCGGACTGCTGGCTCTGATGCTGCTGCACGATGCGCGACGCGGAGCGCGGACGACTCCGGAGGGCGATCTCATTCAGCTCGAATACCAGGACCGCACGCGATGGGATCGCGCGCAGATCGTTGAAGGCGCGGCTCTGGTGGATCGTGCGCTGCGTGGTCCGGGATTGCCCAGCGTTTATGCGGTCCAGGCGGCCATTGCAGCGCTGCATGCCCAGGCCGAACGGTTTGCGGCGACCGACTGGCCACAGATCGTCGGTCTCTACGATGTGCTGCTGCGGCTGCATCCCTCGCCGGTGGTGGCGCTCAATCATGCCGCGGCCGTCTCGATGGTGGACGGGCCGCAGAAGGCCCTCAATCTGGTCGATGCGCTGGCGGTACGCGAACGTCTCGCCGGCTACCATCTGTTGCCCGCGGTGCGCGCTGACCTGCTGCGCCGGCTGGACCGGATCACGGAGGCGCGACAGGCCTATCGCGACGCGCTCGCGCTGGTGCGGCTGGAGCCGGAACGGCGCTGGCTGGAGAAGCGGCTGGCCGAGCTCGGTTGA
- a CDS encoding YciI family protein — translation MQYLLLIYRNEAEMMALSDAERTAMTAEYGVFTQGIIQSGHYKGGERLHPVAASTTVRVRNGKTLTTDGPFAETREQLGGYYMIEAKDLDEASAIAARIPGARDGTIEVRPVWAMS, via the coding sequence ATGCAATATCTGCTGCTGATCTATCGGAACGAGGCTGAAATGATGGCGCTGTCGGATGCCGAGAGAACGGCGATGACCGCCGAATACGGCGTCTTTACCCAGGGCATCATCCAGAGTGGTCACTACAAGGGTGGTGAGCGACTGCACCCGGTCGCGGCATCGACCACGGTCCGGGTTCGTAACGGCAAGACCCTGACCACCGACGGGCCGTTCGCGGAAACCCGCGAACAGCTCGGCGGCTATTACATGATCGAAGCCAAGGATCTCGACGAAGCCTCCGCCATCGCCGCCCGAATTCCGGGCGCGCGGGACGGTACGATCGAGGTGCGCCCGGTGTGGGCCATGAGCTGA
- a CDS encoding MFS transporter — protein sequence MTSKGEPARRPLDALNFFLADVRDGLGPYLAIYLLTVQQWNEAQIGLVMSIAALAGIAAQTPAGALVDHIRAKRGLIITAAVIVTLGSLLLPLISNFWLVAATQGLTGAAGSVFAPAIAAITLGIVGPKALAARIGRNEAFNHAGNATAALLAGGLAYVFGPVVVFWLLAAMAIGSIVSTLAVPAAAIDHDVARGLDGDTAAAAQHKPSGFKVLLTNKPLLIFAAATVLFHFANAAMLPLVGQKLALVNQTLGTTLMSVCIVAAQLVMVPVAILVGRTADIWGRKPLFAVALGVLALRGALYPVSDNPYWLVGVQCLDGVGAGIFGALFPLVVADLTHGTGHFNVSQGAIATALGIGGALSTTAAGVIVVGAGYSAAFLFLAAVAVVGLVVYVVFMPETAPHLQAEVPLPTEDLPRTKAPAQPRPT from the coding sequence ATGACGTCCAAGGGTGAACCGGCCCGCCGACCTCTGGACGCCCTCAATTTCTTCCTGGCCGACGTCCGCGACGGACTGGGGCCCTATCTCGCCATCTACCTGCTCACGGTTCAGCAATGGAACGAGGCGCAGATCGGTCTCGTGATGTCGATCGCGGCGCTGGCGGGGATCGCCGCCCAGACCCCGGCCGGCGCCCTGGTCGATCATATCAGGGCCAAGCGCGGGCTGATCATCACGGCCGCTGTTATTGTGACGCTGGGCTCGCTGCTGCTACCGCTGATCTCGAATTTCTGGCTGGTCGCGGCCACCCAGGGACTGACCGGGGCGGCCGGATCGGTGTTCGCGCCGGCGATTGCGGCCATCACCCTCGGCATTGTCGGTCCCAAGGCGCTTGCCGCCCGCATCGGACGCAACGAAGCCTTCAATCATGCCGGCAACGCCACCGCGGCGCTGCTGGCGGGCGGGCTTGCCTACGTGTTCGGCCCCGTGGTGGTGTTCTGGCTGCTGGCGGCCATGGCCATCGGCAGCATCGTGTCGACGCTGGCGGTGCCGGCGGCGGCGATCGATCATGACGTCGCCCGCGGCCTCGACGGCGACACGGCTGCAGCGGCGCAGCACAAGCCATCCGGCTTCAAGGTGCTGCTGACCAACAAGCCGCTGCTGATCTTCGCAGCGGCAACCGTGCTGTTTCACTTCGCCAATGCCGCGATGCTGCCGCTGGTCGGACAGAAGCTCGCGCTGGTGAACCAGACTCTCGGCACCACACTGATGTCGGTCTGCATCGTGGCGGCGCAGCTGGTGATGGTGCCGGTCGCAATCCTGGTTGGCCGCACCGCCGACATCTGGGGCCGCAAGCCGCTGTTCGCGGTGGCGCTCGGCGTGCTGGCCCTGCGCGGCGCGTTGTATCCGGTGTCCGACAATCCCTACTGGCTGGTCGGCGTACAATGTCTCGACGGCGTCGGCGCGGGGATTTTCGGCGCGCTGTTTCCACTGGTGGTGGCGGATCTGACCCACGGCACCGGGCACTTCAATGTCAGCCAAGGCGCCATTGCCACCGCACTCGGCATCGGCGGCGCGTTGAGCACGACGGCTGCCGGCGTGATCGTGGTCGGCGCGGGCTACAGCGCAGCGTTCCTGTTTCTCGCCGCCGTCGCCGTTGTCGGGCTGGTGGTCTACGTGGTCTTCATGCCGGAGACCGCCCCGCACCTGCAGGCCGAGGTGCCGTTGCCGACAGAGGATTTGCCGCGGACAAAAGCTCCTGCACAGCCGCGTCCCACGTGA
- a CDS encoding tripartite tricarboxylate transporter substrate binding protein, translating into MSQRTPARLSLRPTRRALLAATATLVASPALLRRPAWADGPWPSRNVRFIVPFAAGGTTDILARVTAAKLSEDYGQQFIVENKPGAGGNIAADYVAKADPDGHTFIVGTPGTHVINQFVYKAMPFDPIRDIDPVIIIARVPNLFSVTPDLPVRTVEEFVRLAKGKPGGYFYGTPGLGSTAHVSTELFKSMTGVDIVHVPYKGSAPSLTDLVAGRIHLTIDNLPASQPFAESGAIRPIAVSSAKRWPLMPDIPTIAEAGVPGYEAQSWFTIAAPAKTSPEIIGKLNASVERFIKSEDGTARLRKLGAEPAGGSPADMGRYVLAEAEKWGKVAKFAGIKPE; encoded by the coding sequence ATGTCCCAGCGCACACCCGCCCGCCTGTCCTTGCGCCCGACCCGGCGCGCGCTCCTCGCCGCCACCGCGACCCTGGTCGCCTCGCCGGCACTGCTGCGGCGACCGGCGTGGGCCGACGGGCCGTGGCCGAGCCGGAACGTGCGCTTCATCGTGCCGTTCGCGGCCGGCGGCACCACCGATATCCTGGCGCGGGTGACGGCGGCGAAGCTGTCGGAGGACTACGGCCAGCAGTTCATTGTCGAGAACAAGCCGGGCGCCGGCGGCAACATCGCCGCCGATTATGTCGCCAAGGCCGATCCCGACGGCCATACCTTCATCGTCGGCACGCCCGGCACTCATGTCATCAACCAGTTCGTCTACAAGGCGATGCCGTTCGACCCGATCCGGGATATCGATCCCGTTATCATCATCGCGCGGGTGCCGAACCTGTTTTCGGTGACACCGGACTTGCCGGTGAGGACAGTGGAAGAATTCGTCCGGCTCGCGAAGGGCAAGCCGGGCGGCTATTTCTACGGCACGCCGGGGCTCGGCAGCACCGCGCATGTCTCGACCGAATTGTTCAAGTCGATGACCGGGGTCGATATCGTGCATGTACCTTATAAAGGCAGCGCGCCGTCGCTGACCGATCTGGTGGCCGGCCGCATCCATCTCACCATCGACAACCTGCCGGCGTCGCAGCCGTTCGCGGAATCGGGCGCCATCCGCCCGATTGCCGTGTCCAGCGCCAAGCGATGGCCGCTGATGCCTGATATTCCGACCATCGCCGAAGCCGGCGTGCCGGGGTATGAAGCCCAGTCGTGGTTCACCATCGCCGCGCCTGCAAAAACATCGCCGGAAATCATCGGCAAGCTCAATGCGAGTGTCGAACGTTTCATCAAATCGGAGGACGGCACGGCGCGCCTGCGCAAACTCGGCGCCGAGCCGGCCGGCGGCTCGCCGGCGGACATGGGCCGTTATGTGCTGGCCGAAGCCGAGAAGTGGGGCAAGGTCGCCAAGTTCGCCGGCATCAAGCCCGAATAG
- a CDS encoding DUF1330 domain-containing protein, translating to MAGHIDPSKERYQLFRDLPRSGAIHMLNLVRFRSEAAYPDGRKATGAEAYAAYGRDSGPVFNRLGGKIIWRGSFQFMLIGPAEERWDEVFIAEYPSADAFIEMLRDPVYREAVKHRQAAVDDSRLIRLSPAETGAHFG from the coding sequence ATGGCCGGCCATATCGACCCGTCAAAAGAGCGTTATCAACTGTTCAGGGACCTGCCGCGCAGCGGAGCAATCCACATGCTCAATCTGGTGCGCTTCCGCAGTGAGGCGGCTTATCCGGATGGCCGCAAGGCGACCGGCGCGGAAGCCTATGCGGCTTACGGCCGCGACAGCGGACCGGTGTTCAACAGGCTTGGCGGCAAGATCATCTGGCGCGGCAGCTTCCAGTTCATGCTGATCGGCCCCGCCGAGGAACGTTGGGACGAGGTCTTCATCGCGGAATATCCGAGCGCCGATGCCTTCATCGAGATGCTGCGCGACCCTGTGTATCGCGAGGCGGTCAAGCATCGCCAGGCTGCTGTCGATGATTCCAGGCTGATCCGGCTATCGCCAGCGGAAACGGGCGCGCACTTCGGGTAA
- a CDS encoding hydroxyacid dehydrogenase, with protein sequence MKILLTHIPQARGQYYGARALAALREMADVRLHEASESLAPAQLVAAAAGIDVIVADRLTAAPAEVFQALPELKAFCRVAVDIRNIDVAAASAAGVLVTRAKPGFMTAVAELGLGFMIDLARGISRATGDYHAGRKPEIRMGRELAGATVGIIGYGAISRILAPMVSSLGMNVLVTDPYVSIDDEGVEQVALDDLLARSDYVVCLAVATAETENLIDAAALARMRADACFINLSRGNLVDEAALADALRAGRIAGAAMDVGRAADQMPSPDLAALPNVIATPHIGGLTPEAVESQAFDTVRQVQALSRGEVPEGAVNAQAWTRRRG encoded by the coding sequence ATGAAGATTCTTCTGACCCATATCCCGCAGGCGCGCGGGCAATATTATGGCGCGCGGGCGTTGGCCGCCTTGCGCGAGATGGCTGATGTTCGCCTGCACGAAGCCAGTGAGTCCCTTGCACCGGCGCAACTGGTGGCCGCGGCCGCCGGCATCGATGTCATCGTCGCAGACCGGCTCACCGCTGCTCCCGCCGAAGTGTTCCAGGCACTGCCCGAGCTGAAGGCGTTTTGTCGTGTCGCGGTCGATATTCGCAATATCGACGTCGCCGCGGCCAGTGCCGCAGGCGTGCTGGTGACGCGGGCGAAACCCGGCTTCATGACAGCGGTGGCTGAACTCGGGCTCGGCTTCATGATCGACCTTGCGCGCGGGATCTCTCGTGCCACTGGCGATTATCATGCCGGGCGCAAGCCCGAGATTCGGATGGGCCGCGAGCTTGCAGGGGCAACCGTCGGGATCATCGGTTATGGCGCCATCTCCCGTATCCTCGCGCCCATGGTATCGAGCCTCGGCATGAATGTCCTGGTGACGGACCCTTATGTGTCGATCGACGACGAAGGTGTCGAGCAGGTGGCGCTGGACGATCTGCTGGCGCGGTCCGACTATGTCGTCTGTCTCGCGGTGGCGACGGCTGAGACCGAGAACCTGATCGATGCGGCGGCGCTTGCACGCATGCGCGCTGACGCCTGTTTCATCAATCTGTCGCGCGGCAATCTGGTGGATGAGGCCGCGCTCGCTGATGCGCTGCGTGCGGGACGAATCGCGGGTGCTGCGATGGATGTCGGCCGCGCCGCCGATCAGATGCCATCGCCCGATCTCGCTGCTCTGCCCAATGTCATCGCCACGCCGCACATCGGCGGGTTGACTCCTGAGGCGGTGGAATCGCAGGCCTTTGATACCGTGCGGCAGGTGCAGGCGCTCTCGCGCGGCGAGGTGCCCGAAGGCGCCGTCAATGCGCAAGCATGGACGCGGCGCCGGGGCTGA